In one Chitinophaga sancti genomic region, the following are encoded:
- a CDS encoding PKD domain-containing protein has translation MHRSIILAICCSLIHVSAVAYHIIGGEIYYAFLAMNPDGNYKYEIILKLYRNADFSCGDIQGCLDHFENPVPVNIYSSGGSRVSDARLLFIKDRQPLRDTLRNPCLAPRSQNLEVAIYRDTISLKPILGGYYVVYQRCCRGEKLANINDSEHEGSTFYCMIPGTESRPSNRSAFFAKDAAIVICANLPLHYDYSATDPDGDSLVYSLCNALTGGANRNEAASSNPPPYNNTVSYRAPYSGSNPMGGTPQVSIDNKGFLTGVPPREGQYVVSVCVTEFERQTGKMIGTHHKDILLTVFNCNTKITAGFPPTLQNCVPEPDLSVLIPNTSNAGFTSTYYWNFGDGTDTIVTDKTIFRHLYPDTGRYVVKLVVNRGLTCTDSTTGIVSNYPGLKGDFDVTGYCKGDRIQFDDKSSYTYGHITDRRWDLGSEGDSTISRAFGEHVNHTYQHGGVYTVSLILYTDKSCVATVTKDITVYEVFPFAGNDTILAKGQALTLHASGGELFTWTPPDGLSNAHIADPELRWNEDITYVLRVSNSQGCVGYDTISIKYYTGPEIYIPNAFTPNSDGRNDLFRFIPVGITEYKYFRIFNRWGQEVYSSTDFHQGWDGTYKGQPAPVDTYIWILEGKDFTGKTILKKGTVTLVK, from the coding sequence ATGCATAGATCTATTATTCTGGCTATTTGCTGTAGTTTGATCCACGTATCTGCAGTTGCATACCATATTATTGGTGGCGAGATCTATTATGCTTTTCTTGCCATGAATCCGGATGGTAACTATAAATACGAAATCATCCTGAAACTATACAGGAATGCTGATTTCAGCTGCGGAGATATTCAGGGTTGCCTGGATCATTTTGAAAATCCGGTGCCTGTGAATATTTACTCCTCTGGTGGCTCCCGGGTGTCGGATGCACGATTGCTCTTCATCAAAGATCGCCAACCGCTGCGTGATACTTTGCGGAATCCCTGCCTGGCCCCCCGCTCCCAAAACCTGGAAGTGGCTATTTACAGGGATACCATCTCACTTAAACCCATATTGGGTGGTTATTATGTAGTCTATCAGCGATGCTGCCGCGGAGAGAAACTAGCTAACATCAATGATTCAGAACATGAGGGTTCTACCTTCTACTGCATGATCCCCGGTACTGAAAGCCGGCCTTCCAACAGGAGTGCTTTTTTTGCCAAAGATGCGGCAATTGTGATCTGCGCCAATCTTCCACTCCATTATGATTACTCTGCCACAGACCCCGATGGTGACAGCCTCGTTTATTCACTGTGCAACGCACTGACCGGGGGAGCTAACCGCAATGAAGCTGCCAGCTCCAACCCTCCCCCCTATAATAATACCGTGAGCTACAGAGCACCTTATTCCGGATCAAATCCCATGGGAGGCACCCCACAGGTTTCAATTGACAACAAAGGTTTCCTAACAGGCGTTCCTCCCAGGGAAGGTCAATATGTAGTCTCGGTTTGTGTAACGGAATTTGAACGGCAAACTGGTAAAATGATCGGCACGCATCATAAAGATATCCTCCTCACTGTGTTTAACTGTAATACCAAAATCACCGCCGGCTTCCCTCCCACTTTACAAAATTGTGTACCAGAACCAGACCTCAGTGTGCTCATACCAAACACCAGTAATGCAGGATTTACTTCCACCTATTACTGGAACTTTGGTGATGGTACCGATACCATAGTAACTGACAAAACTATTTTCAGACATCTTTATCCTGATACCGGGCGATACGTGGTGAAATTGGTGGTAAACAGGGGTCTGACCTGCACTGACAGCACTACGGGTATTGTGAGTAATTACCCGGGATTAAAAGGTGATTTTGATGTGACCGGGTATTGTAAAGGAGACCGCATTCAGTTTGATGACAAGTCATCGTACACCTATGGTCATATTACCGACCGGAGATGGGATCTGGGATCGGAAGGTGATAGCACGATTAGCAGGGCCTTCGGTGAGCACGTTAACCATACATATCAGCATGGTGGTGTCTATACGGTTTCGTTGATCCTGTATACAGATAAATCCTGCGTAGCTACGGTCACGAAGGATATTACGGTGTACGAGGTGTTCCCTTTTGCAGGGAATGACACCATCCTGGCAAAAGGGCAGGCACTGACCCTGCATGCTTCGGGCGGCGAATTATTTACCTGGACACCACCTGATGGGTTGAGCAACGCGCACATTGCTGATCCTGAACTCAGGTGGAATGAAGATATTACTTATGTGCTGCGGGTATCCAATTCACAGGGATGTGTGGGTTATGATACTATCAGCATCAAATATTATACGGGTCCTGAAATCTATATACCGAATGCATTTACGCCTAATAGCGATGGGCGCAACGACCTGTTTCGTTTTATTCCTGTAGGAATTACTGAATATAAATACTTCCGCATTTTCAACCGCTGGGGCCAGGAGGTTTACTCCTCTACTGATTTCCACCAGGGCTGGGATGGCACTTACAAAGGTCAGCCGGCGCCTGTAGATACCTATATCTGGATCCTGGAAGGAAAAGATTTC
- a CDS encoding PKD domain-containing protein — MKRSTLLLLLILFYGLSSKASHIIGGEMSYKYISGTTTTVTYQVTLKLYRVCETADNLAELPNAVYFAVFNKANNLAVNGSPYLISQTSKATQSSGQADPCIVNPPKICFQIGTYTGNITVPINAAGYTVSFQTCCRDFTMENIKDTHRANDEEHFPGNGATYFTELPGTNDILTNSSPTFNKDEAILVCANKKFSYDFSATDPDGDSLVYVFCAAYGGGQVTNGRDKYATPPAAVAPPYPDLTYVNPYSGAAPLGAGAYIVSNSGLITGTAPDPGKYVVTVCAYEYRNGKLLGIHRKDFHMIVTTCVRLVEASMPDKYDDCTGFAITFLNNSTEGKTYDWDFGDGTTYTTQSTAPFQHTYAAEGVYNVTLWVDKTSNCGDKATAVVRVYPKLTPDMRIAGLCSNTTTTFTSTSTTTSATDAIATYRWDFGDTGSSADTSRSPVANYKYPGAGTYTVILDITTTNGCARSDTSIITVYEKPPVSTTPDTLLCIRNSLGLTATSESGGQVINGTYAWTPDYNITNANTATPTVFPKVDTGYTVTFTDATGCQNKATVKIDVRDTLYVRTIADSTVCTGDTLHIRAFADGNYPLTWYEIPSNTHAGDGAILEIVPPAPSASYQVIATLGDCSGHDDMSLKIVDPPIAQASKDTTICYGDQVTLTATGGAYYQWTPTFSLSTPNQATTIAKPRDTTQFIVTVTDTKGCPKAVRDTVLINVVPPVPAFAGNDTIAILNEPFTLHASGGTRYVWTPADGLDNPGIDSPTTTINHDITYTLTAYTAEGCSGTDDIKLRFIAGPDIYVPTGFSPNGDGQNDIFRPLPVGITELEFFRVFDRWGKLMYSTTEYLQGWDGNYDGKPAAIGTYVWVVQGKNVNGDTVIRKGTVTLIR; from the coding sequence GTGAAAAGAAGCACCCTTCTATTGCTATTGATACTCTTCTATGGATTAAGTTCCAAAGCTTCCCATATCATCGGGGGAGAGATGTCATATAAGTATATATCAGGCACAACTACCACTGTCACTTACCAGGTGACCCTCAAACTTTATAGGGTGTGCGAGACGGCTGATAACCTGGCTGAATTGCCCAACGCCGTTTACTTTGCTGTTTTTAACAAGGCTAATAACCTTGCAGTAAACGGCTCTCCTTACCTGATCTCTCAAACCAGCAAGGCCACTCAAAGCTCCGGCCAGGCAGATCCCTGTATCGTAAATCCACCAAAGATCTGTTTCCAGATCGGTACCTATACAGGAAATATTACCGTTCCCATTAACGCTGCCGGGTATACGGTATCATTCCAGACCTGTTGCCGTGACTTTACGATGGAAAATATTAAAGACACCCACAGGGCGAATGATGAAGAACACTTTCCGGGGAATGGTGCGACCTACTTTACAGAATTGCCGGGTACCAATGACATTCTAACTAATTCCAGTCCTACTTTCAATAAAGACGAAGCAATCCTTGTTTGTGCCAATAAGAAATTTTCTTACGATTTCTCTGCTACCGATCCTGATGGTGATAGCCTTGTATATGTTTTCTGCGCTGCTTATGGAGGTGGTCAGGTCACCAATGGCAGGGATAAATATGCTACACCACCTGCCGCTGTAGCGCCTCCTTACCCGGACCTCACTTACGTCAACCCCTATTCTGGTGCTGCCCCACTGGGTGCTGGTGCTTACATCGTATCCAATAGTGGGTTGATCACGGGCACTGCACCTGATCCCGGGAAATACGTGGTAACCGTGTGCGCATATGAATACCGGAATGGGAAATTACTCGGCATTCACAGGAAGGACTTTCATATGATCGTGACTACCTGTGTACGCTTAGTGGAAGCCTCCATGCCCGATAAATATGATGATTGCACCGGCTTCGCCATTACTTTCCTGAACAACAGTACAGAAGGTAAAACCTACGATTGGGATTTTGGAGATGGTACAACTTATACCACCCAAAGCACCGCCCCTTTCCAGCATACCTACGCTGCCGAAGGTGTATACAACGTAACCCTGTGGGTGGATAAAACCAGTAATTGTGGTGACAAGGCAACGGCCGTTGTACGGGTGTATCCCAAACTTACGCCGGATATGCGGATTGCAGGGTTGTGCAGTAATACCACTACTACATTTACCAGTACTTCTACCACGACCAGTGCGACCGATGCCATTGCCACTTACCGATGGGATTTTGGCGATACCGGTTCCTCTGCAGATACTTCACGATCCCCGGTTGCCAATTATAAATACCCGGGTGCCGGTACCTATACTGTTATCCTGGATATTACGACAACTAACGGTTGTGCGAGATCGGATACCAGTATAATCACCGTGTACGAAAAACCACCTGTCAGCACTACGCCGGACACCCTGCTGTGTATCCGGAACTCACTCGGCCTTACCGCAACCAGCGAATCAGGCGGGCAGGTGATCAATGGTACTTATGCCTGGACGCCGGATTATAATATTACCAATGCCAATACGGCTACTCCAACTGTATTCCCAAAAGTGGATACAGGCTATACGGTAACGTTTACTGATGCAACAGGGTGCCAGAATAAGGCGACCGTTAAGATTGATGTGCGTGATACATTGTATGTAAGAACTATTGCCGATAGTACTGTTTGTACAGGTGATACTTTACATATCCGGGCTTTCGCCGATGGGAATTATCCCCTTACCTGGTATGAGATCCCTTCCAATACCCATGCGGGTGATGGTGCGATCCTTGAAATAGTGCCGCCAGCGCCGAGTGCCAGTTACCAGGTGATTGCTACCCTGGGTGATTGCAGCGGGCATGATGATATGAGTTTGAAAATCGTAGACCCACCTATTGCGCAGGCAAGTAAAGATACCACTATCTGTTATGGCGACCAGGTGACACTGACTGCCACAGGAGGTGCGTATTATCAATGGACGCCGACCTTTTCTTTGTCAACTCCGAACCAGGCAACTACGATTGCCAAACCAAGGGATACCACGCAGTTTATTGTTACAGTTACCGATACCAAGGGATGTCCTAAAGCAGTAAGAGATACGGTTCTGATAAATGTGGTTCCTCCCGTGCCTGCCTTTGCCGGCAATGATACGATTGCTATTCTGAACGAGCCCTTTACCCTGCATGCCAGTGGAGGTACCCGGTATGTATGGACTCCGGCAGATGGATTGGATAACCCGGGTATTGATTCACCGACAACCACTATCAATCACGATATTACGTATACCCTTACTGCATATACGGCTGAAGGCTGCTCCGGTACGGATGATATTAAACTCCGTTTCATTGCAGGTCCGGATATTTATGTGCCGACAGGCTTCTCTCCTAATGGTGATGGACAGAACGATATTTTCAGACCATTGCCGGTGGGAATTACTGAACTTGAATTCTTCCGGGTGTTTGACCGATGGGGAAAACTAATGTACAGTACGACTGAATACCTGCAGGGATGGGATGGGAATTATGATGGGAAACCCGCTGCTATCGGCACTTATGTATGGGTGGTACAGGGGAAGAATGTGAATGGTGATACGGTGATACGAAAAGGTACTGTTACCCTGATCAGGTAA
- a CDS encoding alpha/beta fold hydrolase, translated as MLNKLSTQSNHLKEGKKPVLVLLHGFAENSGIWNLQEAFLSEYFEVIALDLPGAGNNPLTTALTIDSMADNVYTTLQSAGIEKAVIVGHSMGGYVALAIAEKYPSILQGMGLFHSTALPDSEEKKEARRKSIKLMEQYGNESFIRQAFPNMFSPGFKAKHPESVEAYVNMGITCPLASLEAYYEAMIVRPDRSGVLSSIQVPVLFVIGKDDTAVPLQSILPQVSLPRTSSIYIFEETGHMGMLEVPAASNQLLLQFTLFCQDQ; from the coding sequence ATGTTGAATAAACTTTCCACCCAATCTAACCATCTAAAAGAAGGGAAGAAACCTGTTTTAGTATTACTGCATGGCTTTGCTGAGAATTCCGGGATCTGGAACCTCCAGGAAGCATTTTTAAGTGAATATTTTGAAGTAATCGCGCTGGATTTACCCGGAGCCGGCAATAATCCGCTCACAACTGCGTTGACTATTGATAGCATGGCTGATAATGTTTATACCACCTTACAGTCTGCCGGTATAGAAAAAGCAGTGATCGTAGGCCATTCTATGGGTGGATATGTCGCCCTTGCCATTGCAGAAAAATACCCATCGATTTTACAGGGAATGGGCCTGTTTCATTCTACAGCCCTTCCTGATTCTGAAGAAAAGAAGGAAGCGCGCCGCAAATCCATCAAACTGATGGAACAATATGGTAATGAATCATTTATCAGGCAGGCATTTCCGAATATGTTCAGCCCGGGCTTTAAGGCCAAACATCCGGAAAGTGTAGAAGCATATGTGAACATGGGCATCACCTGCCCCCTTGCTTCCCTGGAAGCATATTACGAAGCAATGATAGTAAGACCTGATCGCAGCGGTGTGTTATCATCTATACAAGTACCAGTACTGTTTGTAATTGGAAAAGATGATACTGCAGTTCCTCTTCAAAGCATCTTGCCACAGGTATCCCTTCCACGGACCAGTAGCATTTATATTTTTGAAGAAACGGGTCACATGGGTATGTTGGAAGTTCCGGCAGCCAGCAATCAGCTCTTGCTACAGTTTACTCTTTTTTGCCAAGATCAATAA